One Leopardus geoffroyi isolate Oge1 chromosome C1, O.geoffroyi_Oge1_pat1.0, whole genome shotgun sequence DNA segment encodes these proteins:
- the LOC123598434 gene encoding pepsin B-like, whose protein sequence is MKCSFWEGSWISSASCLMTFMEAGKSSQDTIVPCSLCLETPNLRFAPSSRKRRSAGLTISMSHTPTRGMCGLAMMMSSASVTRIILKKGKSIRQVMEEQGVLQTFLKNHPKVDPAAKYLFNNDAVAYEPFTNYLNSYYFGEISIGTPPQNFLVLFDTGSSNLWVPSTYCKSQACSNHNTFNPSMSSTYQNNGQTYTLYYGSGSLTVLLGYDTVTVQNIVIHNQEFGLSEIEPSNPFYYANFDGILGMAYPNLAVGNSPTVMESMMQQGQLTSPIFSFYFSRQPTYEYGGELILGGMNSQFYSGEIVWTPVTRELYWQVAIDEFLVGNQPTGLCSQGCQAIVDTGTYVLAVPQQYMNSFLQATGAEVSQYGDFVVNCNSIQSMPTITFVISGSPLPLPPSAYVLNNNGYCTLGIEATYLPSPSGQPLWTLGDVFLKEYYTIYDMGNNRMGFALSV, encoded by the exons ATGAAGTGCTCCTTCTGGGAAG GCTCCTGGATTTCATCAGCGTCTTGTCTTATGACTTTCATGGAAGCTGGGAAAAGTTCACAGGACACAATAgtcccctgttctctctgcctggagacCCCAAATCTTCG ATTTGCTCCTTCGTCCAGAAAGCGACGAAGCGCTGGATTGACTATCAGCATGTCCCATACGCCTACAAGGGGAATGTGTGGGTTGGCTATGATGATGTCCTCAGCTTCAGTCACAAG AATCATTCTGAAGAAAGGCAAGTCCATCCGCCAGGTGATGGAAGAGCAGGGTGTACTACAGACTTTCCTGAAGAACCACCCAAAGGTTGATCCAGCTGCCAAGTATCTTTTCAATAATGATGCTGTTGCTTATGAGCCCTTCACCAACTACCTGAAT TCCTACTACTTTGGAGAGATCAGCATTGGGACACCACCACAAAATTTCCTGGTCCTCTTTGACACGGGTTCATCCAACCTGTGGGTGCCCTCCACCTACTGCAAGAGCCAGGCCTGTT CCAATCACAACACGTTCAACCCCAGCATGTCTTCCACCTACCAAAACAATGGGCAAACCTATACACTATACTATGGAAGTGGCAGCCTGACTGTGCTCCTGGGATATGACACTGTGACT GTTCAGAACATCGTCATCCATAACCAGGAGTTTGGTCTGAGTGAGATTGAACCTAGCAACCCCTTCTACTATGCAAACTTTGATGGTATCCTGGGAATGGCCTACCCCAACCTGGCGGTGGGTAATAGCCCAACAGTCATGGAGAGCATGATGCAGCAGGGCCAGCTCACCAGTCCCATCTTCAGTTTCTACTTCTCTCG CCAACCAACCTATGAGTATGGTGGAGAGCTCATCCTGGGAGGAATGAACAGCCAATTTTATTCTGGTGAGATCGTCTGGACTCCTGTCACTCGGGAACTGTACTGGCAGGTTGCCATCGATGA GTTTCTCGTCGGGAACCAGCCCACCGGCTTGTGCTCCCAGGGCTGCCAGGCCATTGTGGACACAGGGACCTACGTGCTGGCTGTGCCCCAGCAGTACATGAACTCCTTCCTGCAGGCAACAGGAGCCGAGGTGTCTCAGTATGGTGAT ttTGTGGTCAACTGCAACTCCATACAGAGCATGCCCACCATCACCTTCGTCATCAGCGGGTCTCCTttacctctgcctccctctgcctaTGTCCTCAAC AACAATGGCTACTGCACCCTTGGGATTGAGGCCACCTACCTGCCCTCCCCCAGTGGGCAGCCCCTGTGGACTCTGGGAGATGTCTTCCTCAAGGAATATTACACTATCTATGACATGGGCAACAATAGAATGGGCTTTGCCCTCTCTGTCTAG